TACAGATGTAAAAGGAGGAAATGTTCCGAGCCAAAAAATCCAACATAGTTCaacatttatttgtaataaaGTTGTGCTCTCTTTTTTAACAGGCTTCCTGAAACTCTAAGCAATGGATGAAGACGCACATCAAATGCAGCCCTTGAATGACAAGCAGGTGCCGAACTCTGAAGGTGGATATGTATGGCAGGTCACCGATATAAATCGACTCCACCGTTTCTTATGTTTTGGTTCAGAAGGTGGTACATACTACATCAAGGAGCAGAAACTGGGCTTTGAAAATGCTGAAGTTTTAATAAGACTGATTGAAGATGGTAAAGGTTGTGATGTGGTACAGGAAATAAAGACATTCAGCCAGGAAGGCAGGGCAGCAAAACAGGAGCCCATGCTTTTTGCTCTTGCAATTTGTTCACAGTGCTCtgatgcaaaaacaaaacaagcagcaTTTAAGGCTGTTTCTGAAGTCTGCCGCATACCAACTCATCTGTTTACTTTCATCCAGTTTAAAAAGGATCTGAAGGAGGGCATGAAGTGTGGCATGTGGGGCCGTGCCTTGAGAAAAGCTGTTGCAGACTGGTACAATGGAAAGAATGGCCTGGCGGTTGCTTTAGCAgttacaaaatataaacaaagaaatGGTTGGTCTCATAAAGATCTACTGAGGTTGTCCCACCTAAAACCTGCCAGTGAAGGTAACAGTAATGTTTAATTGACCTTGAGACTGGATTAGTTAAGAAAATATGCTATATCAATACTACATTAAGCCTATCATTTCTAGCCTATGTCTGTCCTGGAAGTCTAAAGGTCTTGATGGAATAGTGGTCTCTCAGCATCCATGTATCCTTCAGGTTAAACTTTAGAAATAATACAGAAGCTGATAGCTAGAAAATATGGTCTGTTTATCTTGActctttaagaataaatgtggtctttcattattttttgtgACTCCTGTCAAGAGATGGCTGAATAATTCTTACAAATcatttagttgatttttttttttccccatcagtggcaaatacatttattttttcattattcaaCCAGATCTGTTGTTTCCTCATTATTTTTGACCTTTGGTCACGGTTTTATGTTTCTCctcaaatataatttatttttatatattaaaaaatgcagATTACGTCAAAATGCTTTAATGCTTTGTAGCGTGTTGGGGTAACTGAAATATTTATACATAGTAGATTGACAGTCATCTTTTCATTGTATGTTCTCACTAGTTTTATCCCCTTATTTTTCACAACACTGTGCTTGCTGTGGTGTAAAGTAGGGGACAAAACATTGTAAAGAAGACGACTTGTATTAAGTTTCATCCTGCCAAAGGGAGATgatacagtaaataaaataaatcttggaAAGTATTCTGAATTGTGCATCCTAATGTATTTGACTATAGTGTTCTAACTTAGACCCACTCTATTGATAGCTGGCTAGCAGTTCTGGGAATGAAACCATAGTTAAAAGCATCCTTCTAACCAACACTCCTAACAGACTTACTAAACTCTCTGATATCTGGGTCATAATCctgaatggaaaatatttttgtctttcaaTAGGACTCGCTGTAGTTACTAAGTATATCACCAAGGGGTGGAAGGAAGTCCAAGAGGCATATAAAGACAAGGAATTTTCTTCTGAGACTGAAAAATTGTTAAAATATCTGGaggctgtggagaaagtgaaacgTACGAAAGATGAATTGGAAGTTATTCATTTGATAGAAGAGTATAGGTTAGTTAGGGAGCATCTCCAGACAAACCATTTGAAATCTAAAGAGGTGGGTATGTGTATGTAAATATTAACATCTTGCATCAAATAACTAGTgcccttttaaaatttgttgtctTGTTTATCTTGACAATTTTGGAttgctgaaaatatatttttatccaAATGGAACtcttaaagctttttaaaataaattaataagtaGTTAATTTAACATGATGAAGCTCTCTGTataattctgacattttaaaatacattgtttgcATATTTTGCTTGATGTTTTGTGTATACACCAGACAGAGCCTCTCATCAAATTAAAATGTTgtctcccttcctccacccctctTCCGTATACTACTGTAACAGGTGTGGAAGGCATTGTTGCAGGAGATGCCCATTACAGCAATGTTGAGGAATCTAGGAAAGATGACTGCAAATTCAGTACTTGAACCAGCAAGCCCAGAAGTAGCAATAGTGTGTGAAAGACTGAGAAATGAGAAACTGTTAAAAAAGGTAAGAACTGTTTTCACTACTCAGTGCTTTTACTTCTGGTATGATTGTCTTCCTAAATTGCATTTCTTAAAAACTTCAGAAGTGTATGTATTGATGGGAAATGTTTAGGTATGTTTTGACATAGATCCAATTACATATAATAATTGCTAATCAAAGATAACCTTTTTATGTGaaagttgttattttttttactattctGCAGTTGACTTCATTTTGCTTATGAACctggattcaggaaagcacttggtcaaatacttaaagttaagtacatgcttaagtgttttcctgagtTGGAGCCATGGAGAATTTCATTTGCTGGTCTCATGCATTAATGTAACTTAAGCATTCTTATGTACTGCTTTAGTAATCAATTGTACGTGGTCTTCTGAAGCTACTCCAATAGTGGGGTAAAAGTGCAGCAGTTGCTATTTCAGAGTTTGAAATATATAATTAGAAATACTTTAAATTTATGAATTTCTGAAATTTTAATATTGTTAATGGAAAAGTCTAGCAAAAGCCTGGGAATGGAGTGGAAGAGCAGCCTGGTATGCGTTCCATTTTCAGGCCCCTGCACAAGGAGAAGGAGCAGAAGTGAGGTTATCTCCTCACTCCTAAGGATCCCTGAGGAAACTAGGAAAGCAAGTGGAGGAGAAGTGCATAGAGCCAAGACAGGAAGACAAAGCATGATAAGTGGGGGAGAGACactcttcttcccttcccccccaccccactctgagCCTTTTGAGGCACTTGCTGAGAAAATGAAGGAAGAAAGTGGGTTGGTCCTTGCGACAGTGATGGATGAGACACTTGGACTTCAGGGTGTGGCTCCTTCCCTGGGCCTTCCATGGACTGGGGATGATGCAGAGAAGACTGCAGTCAAGGAATCTTCATTTTCCAGGATCCTCTCCAAGAGGCCCACAGAAGAGCAGAAGCCTGTCAGAAGAAAGGGTCTCCTCTTTCCTAGATCCCTCCAAAAAGCTTATAGCATCAGAACTGGCAGGGAAAAGAGTGACCAAAAGAGGGGAGGCGCTATTACGAAAGAGGGGAGAAGGTGTGTACATGTTTAGATCTGTTGGACCTTCACATTTTCCTGCTGACACAAGCAAGCTACATAAACACCACTAAAGGAGAACAAaatgagggaaaaaataaattagtaaagcaaaataaaagacaGTGGCTAAAATACGTAAGAGACAATAGACTGgttggtccccaaactgtggggcataaCCCCTAGGGGGACACAGAGGAACATTCAGGCAGGCACATCGGGGCccaggccacccccccccccaggggacagggagggagcgccacccagccctgctttgGCCCCAGCTTTGCTCCGTCCCTGTCCCCAGCCATGGCCCCTGCTCCCATCCTCAGCCTTGGCCCTCAGCCACAGCTCCACACCCAGCCGCAGACCCAGCTGCCAGGCTGTACCGCAACCCAGCCGCAGCTCTGCTCCCAACCCTACCCCCAGCTGtggtcccagcctcagcccccttacccctgtccgcatAGCCTGAATGTTGCTTCAGGAGGCGTGGGTATGGACATGGACAAGGAGGGGaatgaccctgaaaagtttggggaccactccAATAGGCTAACATAGTACTTTTCCAAAAAAGTCAGTTTCAAATAACTGAATTTGGCAGCGTAGCTTCATATTTAATACATAAAAATGACAACTTTTCTATTTTGAAaaaggatttctttttttcatttggctCTGAGATGAAACCCTATTTAAGTGCTACAGTAGATCAACTTAAAAGAAATGTCTTTCAGTTATTAAGATGGAGAATGCTTAACAGGGTTGCATTCTGTCCCTCAAATCTTCCAAGCTAGAAgattcccagcagggccggctccaggcaccagccgaggaagctcgtgcttggggcggcagattccctcaaatccttttatttatttattttttgcttcacCGCTTCGGCCGCCcagcaggtttttttcttttttctttttggttcgccgctctggccaccctgtagggggcggcggcgtggaggaggggagcgccctgctgggagcaggctgtgcgctccatctgccccagctggtgccaggtctgtagcaagcccggcagggcagcccgcgtccttccctgcctgctgatcggagcagcgcggagccctcccggaaggcggcgcggcgggaggggctgagtggcgagcgccccgctgaaggaagccctgaccgccccccttctctctctccccccgcctctctctccccccgctccctccctcttccccctgctgccccgggcacgtctgcagcgccgGGAGTCCCCCAGCAcccgcgctctggccgccctgcatgggttttttattttgctctgccgctctggccgccctgcatgtgttttttgttgttgttgttgttgtttttattgttgttgatGTTTTCATCTTATACTAGATTGGTCTAAAAGTAtgtctgttgatttttttttttttttagatctgcCATTCAGTTGACCATGAGATTTTTGTTGGCTTGTTTGCGAACAAGTTTGGATGGGTGGAGCTGCTGCTATTTGATTCTGTTCtttcaaaacaaattcaaaaGGTGTTTATGGGCAGCTTCAGCTCTGTCCCAAGCACTCATGTAGGGTGCTGCAGGGCTTGATATTGTCACTTCTTTGATTAAAGTGTATATGATCGCTAGGAGGGTTAGTGAAGAGACATAGGCTGAAATTCAGTCAGTAGGTTGATGACACACAGCTCTACATCTCCATTGCATCTGACCTAGCTGGAGAAATGGAACAACTTGCCTAATGCCTTGATGAATTTAGGGCATGGATGAGAGCTAGGTGGCTGCAAAGCAATCCAGAGAAAATTGAGTTTGTTGGTGGGCACCTTCATACCCGAGCCCCTCACAGAGGGAGTGTCACTGCAGTTTGTAAAACAGGTGCACACTAT
This DNA window, taken from Trachemys scripta elegans isolate TJP31775 chromosome 8, CAS_Tse_1.0, whole genome shotgun sequence, encodes the following:
- the RO60 gene encoding 60 kDa SS-A/Ro ribonucleoprotein — protein: MDEDAHQMQPLNDKQVPNSEGGYVWQVTDINRLHRFLCFGSEGGTYYIKEQKLGFENAEVLIRLIEDGKGCDVVQEIKTFSQEGRAAKQEPMLFALAICSQCSDAKTKQAAFKAVSEVCRIPTHLFTFIQFKKDLKEGMKCGMWGRALRKAVADWYNGKNGLAVALAVTKYKQRNGWSHKDLLRLSHLKPASEGLAVVTKYITKGWKEVQEAYKDKEFSSETEKLLKYLEAVEKVKRTKDELEVIHLIEEYRLVREHLQTNHLKSKEVWKALLQEMPITAMLRNLGKMTANSVLEPASPEVAIVCERLRNEKLLKKARIHPFHVLVALETYKAGHGNRGKLRWLPDKDILEALDVSFYKTFKTVEPTGKRFLLAVDVSASMTQRVLGSVLNASTVAAAMCMVVARTEKDSNIVAFSHEMVPCPVTKDMTLPQVLLKMSEIPMGGTDCSLPMIWAQKTHTAADVFIVFTDNETFAGNIHPAVALKEYREKMGIPAKLIVCGMTSNGFTIADPDDRGMLDICGFDTGALDVIRNFTLDLI